One genomic region from Nostoc sphaeroides encodes:
- a CDS encoding type II toxin-antitoxin system HicB family antitoxin, producing MENSFTAVFEKIDDWYIGYVQELPGANVQERTLEEARESLREAIELILISNRELAEQQISGKDVVREQINVKL from the coding sequence ATGGAAAATTCTTTCACTGCTGTATTTGAAAAGATAGATGATTGGTATATCGGTTACGTCCAAGAGTTACCCGGTGCAAATGTCCAAGAAAGAACTCTGGAAGAAGCTAGAGAAAGTCTACGGGAAGCGATAGAGTTGATTCTAATCTCAAATCGGGAACTCGCAGAGCAACAAATTTCCGGTAAAGATGTCGTCCGTGAACAGATTAATGTCAAATTATAG
- a CDS encoding N-acetylmuramoyl-L-alanine amidase, protein MKFGIDSGHNCPPDTGARGIKFEDNLTLDVSNRVIAKLRALGNEVVVCKPSSASTVRDSLSKRCSTANASRVDIYVSIHFNAFNGQANGTEVFATSENGRKIAKPVLDEIIKLGFFNRGIKSGSHLFVLKNTDMPAILIECCFIDSQKDMNLFNPEAMANAIVKGLTGKVPSVPVNSVQDEEDNVDATILRLQKSLNRLKITDRNGKVLVEDGFTGANTKSAVEKFQTIVGVQPTGIADEATWNAINLILAKRILRPNHAGGAVVRYLQYRLGVENDGIYGPQTEVTVKNFQKQNGLDADGIIGPASWQKLIG, encoded by the coding sequence ATGAAATTTGGAATAGATAGTGGGCACAATTGTCCACCAGACACCGGAGCTAGAGGTATTAAATTTGAGGATAATTTAACTCTAGATGTAAGTAATAGAGTTATAGCCAAATTAAGAGCTTTAGGAAATGAAGTTGTAGTATGTAAACCAAGTAGTGCTAGTACAGTCCGTGACTCACTCTCAAAAAGATGTTCTACAGCTAATGCCAGTAGAGTAGATATTTATGTTTCAATTCACTTTAATGCTTTTAACGGACAAGCTAACGGCACAGAAGTATTTGCAACTAGTGAAAATGGTAGAAAAATCGCTAAACCTGTATTAGATGAAATCATCAAGTTAGGATTTTTTAATCGCGGCATTAAGAGTGGTTCCCACTTGTTTGTTCTGAAAAATACAGATATGCCTGCTATCTTGATAGAATGTTGCTTTATCGATTCGCAAAAAGATATGAATCTTTTTAATCCTGAAGCAATGGCTAATGCGATCGTTAAAGGCTTAACTGGTAAAGTGCCAAGTGTTCCTGTTAACTCCGTACAAGATGAAGAAGATAATGTAGATGCAACTATTCTCAGACTGCAAAAATCCTTAAATCGACTCAAAATAACTGATAGAAATGGTAAGGTGTTAGTAGAAGATGGCTTCACCGGGGCTAACACCAAATCTGCCGTAGAAAAATTTCAAACTATTGTCGGGGTTCAGCCAACTGGAATTGCTGACGAAGCTACATGGAATGCCATAAATCTAATTTTGGCAAAACGAATTCTTAGACCAAACCATGCCGGTGGTGCAGTTGTCAGATACTTGCAATACCGTTTAGGTGTTGAGAATGATGGCATCTACGGCCCGCAAACAGAGGTTACAGTTAAGAACTTTCAAAAGCAAAATGGTTTAGATGCCGATGGCATTATCGGCCCTGCTAGCTGGCAGAAACTAATTGGTTAG
- the bchH gene encoding magnesium chelatase subunit H, which yields MKRIVLVAGFESFNADLYRKAAFLANSRTPELDIRVFSDRDLTNKRTEVETALDGADVFFGSLLFDYDQVVWLRDRIAQIPIRLVFESALELMSLTKLGDFAIGDKPKGMPKPVKFILDKFSNGREEDKLAGYISFLKIGPKLLKYVPVQKVQDLRNWLIIYGYWNAGGSENVASLFWTLAEKYLNLKVGDIPPLIETPNIGLLHPDYPGFFESPRDYLEWHKTHCRDAIHRVYWEDAMNRVPTKPVIGILLYRKHVITKQPYIPQLIRSFEKAGLTPLPIFINGVEGHVAVRDLMTTDHEIQQRKLGNIETPSLSSEAVKVDAIVSTIGFPLVGGPAGSMEGGRQIEVAKRILTAKNVPYIVAAPLLIQDISSWTCQGIGGLQSVVLYALPELDGAIDTVPLGGLVGENIYLVPERVQRLIGRVKTWVALRQKPASERKIAIILYGFPPGYGAVGTAALLNVPRSLLKFLHALKEQGYTVGDLPEDGEELIRWVKEADEIDDTKNIPASVNARTLEKWLGYLQTSRIEKQWKSLTGTGIKTYGDEFQIGGVQLGNVWIGVQPPLGIQGDPMRLMFERDLTPHPQYAAYYKWLQNEFQADAVVHFGMHGTVEWLPGSPLGNTGYSWSDILLGNLPNLYIYAANNPSESMLAKRRGYGVLISHNVPPYGRAGLYKELVALRDLIAEYREDPQKNYVLKEGICKKILDSGLDADCPFADAKRLGIAFTPENVRMFSGHAFDDYLVELYGYLQVLENRLFSSGLHVLGEKPSEEELEGYLEAYFGDEPPRRQERQEEEKQITDLLMQSTDELTNLLRGLNGEYIPPAPGGDLLRDGAGVLPTGRNIHALDPYRMPSPAAYERGREIAQKIIAQHLDEYGKYPETVAVMLWGLDAIKTKGESLGILLELVGAEPIKEGTGRVVRYELKPLAEVGYPRIDVLGNLSGIFRDSFVNIIELLDDLFQRAADADEPDDQNFIRRHALALKAQGVENASARLFSNPAGDFGSLVNDRVVDGNWESGEELGNTWQSRNVFSYGREDKGQARPEVLNTLLKTSDRIVQEIDSVEYGLTDIQEYYANTGGLKRAAEKQGGKKVTTSFVESFSKDTTPRNLDDLLRMEYRTKLVNPKWAQAMANQGSGGAFEISQRMTALIGWGGTADFTDDWVYDQAADTYALDAEMADKLRKANPEAFRNILGRMLEAHGRGFWEADGDKLDKLRQLYELTDEELEGVTV from the coding sequence ATGAAACGCATCGTCTTGGTTGCTGGGTTTGAATCGTTTAACGCTGACTTGTATAGAAAAGCAGCTTTTTTGGCTAACTCTCGCACTCCTGAGTTGGATATTCGGGTATTTAGCGATCGCGATCTTACCAATAAACGCACTGAGGTAGAAACAGCACTTGATGGCGCTGATGTGTTTTTCGGTAGCCTCCTATTTGATTATGACCAGGTTGTGTGGTTGCGCGATCGCATTGCCCAAATTCCCATCCGTCTGGTATTTGAGTCAGCCTTAGAATTGATGAGTTTAACCAAGCTGGGTGACTTTGCCATTGGCGACAAACCCAAAGGAATGCCCAAACCAGTTAAATTCATCCTCGACAAATTTAGCAACGGACGAGAAGAAGACAAACTCGCTGGTTATATCAGCTTCTTAAAAATTGGCCCCAAACTACTGAAATACGTACCAGTGCAAAAAGTCCAAGACTTACGCAACTGGTTAATTATCTATGGTTATTGGAATGCTGGCGGTTCAGAAAACGTCGCTTCATTATTCTGGACACTAGCAGAAAAATATTTAAATTTAAAAGTCGGCGACATACCCCCGCTAATTGAAACCCCCAACATCGGATTACTCCACCCTGACTATCCAGGATTTTTTGAATCCCCCCGCGACTATTTAGAATGGCATAAAACCCATTGTAGAGACGCGATTCATCGCGTCTATTGGGAAGACGCGATGAATCGCGTCCCTACAAAACCAGTTATCGGAATTCTCCTCTACCGAAAACACGTCATCACCAAACAGCCCTATATTCCCCAACTAATTCGCAGTTTTGAAAAAGCCGGCTTAACTCCTTTACCCATATTCATCAACGGCGTAGAAGGACATGTAGCAGTACGAGATTTAATGACAACCGACCATGAAATTCAGCAACGAAAACTAGGTAATATAGAAACTCCCTCACTATCAAGTGAAGCAGTAAAAGTAGATGCGATTGTTTCCACAATTGGCTTTCCTCTCGTGGGTGGCCCGGCTGGTTCAATGGAAGGTGGCCGTCAAATAGAAGTAGCAAAGCGCATCCTCACTGCCAAGAATGTCCCTTATATTGTTGCTGCACCACTATTAATTCAAGATATTTCTTCGTGGACGTGCCAAGGTATCGGCGGATTGCAAAGTGTAGTGTTATACGCCTTACCAGAATTAGATGGGGCGATTGATACCGTTCCCCTTGGTGGTTTGGTGGGCGAAAATATTTATCTGGTTCCCGAACGGGTGCAGCGATTAATTGGTAGGGTAAAAACTTGGGTGGCTTTGCGGCAAAAACCTGCATCTGAACGCAAGATTGCAATTATTTTATATGGGTTTCCCCCAGGTTATGGGGCTGTAGGTACAGCTGCATTATTAAATGTGCCGCGTAGTTTGCTGAAGTTTCTCCATGCACTCAAAGAACAAGGTTACACCGTTGGAGATTTACCAGAAGATGGGGAAGAATTGATTCGCTGGGTGAAAGAAGCGGATGAAATTGATGATACAAAAAATATTCCCGCGTCTGTTAATGCCCGTACTTTAGAAAAATGGCTGGGATATCTGCAAACATCTCGCATCGAAAAACAATGGAAATCTCTCACGGGAACTGGTATTAAAACTTATGGCGACGAATTCCAGATTGGCGGTGTGCAATTAGGCAATGTGTGGATAGGTGTACAACCACCTTTGGGGATACAAGGCGACCCGATGCGTTTAATGTTTGAACGGGATTTAACGCCACATCCGCAATATGCTGCTTATTATAAATGGCTACAAAATGAGTTTCAAGCTGATGCTGTAGTTCACTTTGGAATGCATGGGACGGTGGAATGGTTGCCTGGTTCGCCGTTGGGTAATACGGGTTATTCTTGGTCGGATATTCTGTTAGGAAATTTGCCTAATCTATATATATATGCGGCGAATAATCCGTCTGAGTCGATGTTGGCGAAACGTCGCGGTTATGGTGTGTTGATTTCTCATAATGTACCGCCTTATGGTCGCGCAGGTTTGTATAAGGAATTGGTGGCGTTGCGGGATTTGATTGCGGAGTATCGGGAAGATCCACAAAAGAATTATGTTTTGAAGGAAGGGATTTGTAAAAAGATTTTGGATTCTGGGTTGGATGCTGATTGTCCGTTTGCGGATGCTAAACGGTTGGGGATTGCGTTTACGCCGGAGAATGTGCGGATGTTTAGTGGTCATGCTTTTGATGATTATTTGGTGGAGTTGTATGGATATTTGCAGGTTTTAGAAAATCGGTTGTTTTCTTCGGGGTTGCATGTTTTGGGGGAAAAGCCGAGTGAGGAGGAGTTGGAGGGGTATTTGGAGGCTTATTTTGGAGACGAACCGCCAAGACGCCAAGAACGCCAAGAGGAAGAAAAGCAAATTACAGATTTGTTGATGCAGTCTACGGATGAGTTAACGAATTTGTTGAGGGGGTTGAATGGGGAGTATATTCCGCCTGCGCCTGGTGGGGATTTGTTAAGGGATGGGGCTGGGGTTTTGCCGACTGGGAGGAATATTCATGCTTTAGATCCTTATCGGATGCCTTCGCCTGCTGCTTATGAACGGGGACGGGAAATTGCCCAAAAAATTATCGCCCAGCATTTGGATGAATATGGTAAATATCCTGAAACGGTGGCGGTGATGTTATGGGGGTTGGATGCGATTAAAACTAAGGGTGAATCTTTGGGGATTCTTTTGGAGTTGGTGGGGGCTGAACCTATTAAGGAAGGAACTGGTAGGGTTGTTCGTTATGAGTTGAAGCCGTTGGCGGAGGTTGGATATCCCCGCATTGATGTGTTGGGTAATTTGTCTGGGATTTTTCGGGATAGTTTTGTAAATATTATCGAATTATTAGATGATTTATTTCAACGGGCGGCTGATGCTGATGAACCGGATGATCAAAATTTTATTAGAAGACACGCTTTAGCTTTAAAAGCCCAAGGTGTGGAAAATGCATCAGCGAGATTGTTTTCTAATCCGGCGGGTGATTTTGGTTCTTTGGTAAACGATCGCGTGGTTGATGGGAACTGGGAATCTGGTGAGGAGTTGGGGAATACTTGGCAAAGTCGCAATGTATTCAGCTATGGGAGAGAAGATAAGGGTCAAGCTAGACCGGAAGTGTTGAATACTTTGTTAAAAACTAGCGATCGCATTGTTCAAGAAATTGATTCGGTAGAATATGGTTTAACTGATATTCAAGAATATTACGCCAATACGGGCGGTTTGAAAAGGGCAGCAGAAAAACAAGGCGGTAAGAAGGTTACAACCAGCTTTGTGGAAAGTTTCTCGAAGGATACTACACCGCGCAATTTAGATGATTTGCTGCGAATGGAGTATCGCACTAAGTTGGTAAATCCCAAATGGGCGCAAGCGATGGCGAATCAAGGTTCTGGTGGTGCTTTTGAAATTTCCCAACGGATGACGGCGTTGATTGGTTGGGGTGGTACTGCCGATTTTACCGATGATTGGGTTTATGACCAAGCGGCTGATACTTATGCTTTAGATGCAGAGATGGCGGATAAATTACGTAAGGCAAATCCTGAAGCTTTTCGCAATATTTTAGGGAGAATGTTGGAAGCGCATGGGCGGGGTTTCTGGGAAGCTGATGGTGATAAGTTGGATAAGTTGCGGCAATTGTATGAGTTGACAGATGAGGAATTGGAAGGTGTGACAGTTTAG
- a CDS encoding phosphodiester glycosidase family protein produces the protein MYTKKLFLLFILIIGATLLSGCEEIEANSAPKASKTCPGKDAKFSIDFFKTNNQGKKNQRGINNVIIFNPKSAKLDFKVNVGLSHKLYAKDARGKLRKEYVPKQFRELIGDENAKLNGQLPIAAINADYIGTDDKPQGLNISRGVEYSGAFKTKRSSFGISGGIPSQRQATIQAGRRKSDILNYNLVGGNGRFYRQGKFKDICQDLGEFACKNAKNRSMAAITNQGYVILLVNDLKANSDIELSQLNQELLPDMFDNVLEGIASNNCLGKIQEGILFDGGMSPGLYYNQKTYVENLGPIGSAFLIYKK, from the coding sequence ATGTATACAAAAAAATTATTTTTGTTATTTATCTTGATAATTGGTGCAACCTTATTATCAGGTTGTGAAGAGATTGAAGCAAATTCAGCCCCAAAAGCATCGAAAACTTGCCCTGGCAAAGATGCTAAGTTCAGCATTGATTTTTTTAAAACCAATAATCAAGGTAAAAAAAATCAAAGAGGTATTAACAATGTGATTATTTTTAATCCTAAATCAGCAAAATTAGACTTCAAAGTTAATGTTGGTTTATCTCATAAACTCTACGCCAAAGATGCTAGGGGGAAACTGCGTAAAGAATATGTACCAAAACAGTTTCGTGAACTCATCGGCGATGAGAATGCCAAATTAAACGGACAGCTACCCATTGCCGCAATTAATGCCGACTATATAGGTACTGATGATAAACCACAAGGCTTAAATATTTCTCGTGGTGTCGAGTATTCAGGAGCATTTAAAACTAAGCGTTCTTCCTTTGGGATATCAGGAGGTATACCCAGCCAGCGACAGGCTACTATCCAAGCTGGTAGAAGAAAAAGTGATATTCTCAATTACAATTTAGTGGGTGGTAATGGCAGATTTTATCGTCAGGGTAAATTTAAAGATATTTGTCAAGATTTAGGAGAATTTGCTTGTAAAAATGCTAAAAACCGCTCTATGGCAGCTATCACTAATCAAGGCTATGTAATTTTATTAGTTAATGACTTGAAAGCTAATTCAGATATTGAATTATCTCAACTTAATCAAGAGTTACTGCCAGATATGTTTGATAATGTCCTGGAAGGTATTGCTAGCAATAACTGTTTAGGTAAGATTCAAGAAGGGATATTATTTGATGGCGGTATGTCTCCAGGATTGTATTATAACCAGAAAACTTATGTAGAAAACCTTGGCCCAATTGGTTCAGCTTTTTTGATTTACAAAAAATAA
- a CDS encoding DUF4912 domain-containing protein, translating to MAKERPPLEEMTLRQLRKVASEYSISRYSRMRKSQLLASIQEVQRSKNLLSPSRSLEAQETVEAAKFELGQEDRTGGSLADVDEGLADLPSGYGESRIVLLPRDPQWAYTYWDIPNEHKEELRRQGGQQLALRIYDVTDINIEFQSPHSIQEYPADELAREWYLPVPVSDRDYVIDIGYRAADGRWLVLARSTRVHIPPVYPSDWIEDVFITVNFEEDLRGKTQYELVPPAKKVAATANGNAAVVNGNGNPIYDQIFGLAESAEALRVAGSIFGSQHQAAGAVQPISSYIFPSGVGMWAVPTASGLTASGAGMSGVGFSASAVPVRPRQFWLIADAELIVYGATEPDATVTIGGRPIQLNPDGTFRFQMSFQDGLIDYPILAVAADGEQTRSIQMKFNRETPSRNTNTKEEAVLEWFS from the coding sequence ATGGCAAAAGAACGCCCGCCACTAGAGGAGATGACCTTACGCCAACTACGCAAAGTTGCTAGCGAATATAGCATCTCTCGGTATAGCCGAATGCGTAAATCACAATTGCTGGCATCAATTCAAGAAGTCCAGCGCAGTAAAAACTTACTTAGTCCATCTCGTTCATTGGAGGCACAGGAAACCGTGGAAGCTGCAAAGTTTGAATTAGGTCAGGAAGATCGGACTGGTGGATCTTTGGCTGATGTTGATGAAGGACTCGCAGATTTGCCCTCTGGCTATGGTGAAAGCCGGATTGTCCTCTTACCACGCGATCCTCAGTGGGCTTACACTTACTGGGATATTCCCAATGAGCATAAAGAGGAACTGCGCCGACAAGGGGGACAACAACTCGCACTACGGATTTATGATGTTACCGACATCAATATCGAATTCCAAAGCCCCCACAGCATTCAAGAATATCCTGCTGATGAACTAGCTAGAGAATGGTATCTACCAGTTCCAGTTAGCGATCGCGATTATGTAATCGATATCGGCTATCGTGCTGCTGATGGACGCTGGTTGGTACTCGCTCGTTCTACTAGAGTACACATTCCTCCCGTTTATCCTTCTGACTGGATTGAAGATGTCTTCATCACTGTCAACTTTGAAGAAGATTTGCGTGGTAAGACTCAGTACGAACTAGTTCCCCCTGCCAAGAAGGTTGCAGCTACCGCCAATGGTAATGCTGCTGTTGTCAATGGTAACGGCAACCCCATCTACGACCAAATCTTTGGTTTAGCCGAATCTGCCGAAGCACTACGAGTTGCTGGTTCTATCTTCGGTTCCCAGCACCAAGCAGCAGGTGCAGTGCAACCCATTAGCTCCTACATTTTCCCATCTGGTGTGGGTATGTGGGCAGTTCCCACCGCGTCAGGCTTAACCGCAAGCGGTGCAGGAATGTCAGGTGTTGGCTTCTCAGCTTCCGCCGTACCAGTGCGTCCGCGCCAGTTCTGGTTAATTGCTGATGCTGAATTGATAGTCTACGGTGCAACCGAACCCGATGCTACCGTAACCATTGGTGGCCGTCCAATTCAGCTAAATCCAGATGGAACATTCCGCTTCCAGATGTCCTTCCAGGATGGTTTAATTGACTATCCAATCTTGGCTGTAGCTGCTGATGGTGAGCAAACCCGGTCAATTCAGATGAAATTTAACCGTGAGACACCATCTAGAAATACCAACACCAAAGAAGAAGCTGTTTTAGAATGGTTCTCTTAA
- a CDS encoding response regulator: MDNSPIKVLFIDDDEDDYILTRYWFSEFQVANCELEWVNNYEAARNAIASDQHDIYLVDYRLGQDSGLELLREAIANGCCSPIILLTGQGDWEIDIEAMKAQAADYLEKSQLTAPLLERSIRYAIERKQTQQKIREQAALLDVATDAIFVCDLDDKILFWNKAAESLYSWKKEEAINKKTRVLWDEKHVSQVEKALTILMKNGSWEGELHQKTKSGKEIIVESRWTLVHEFSNKAQSILIVNTDITQKKQLEAQFLRAQRLESIGTLASGIAHDLNNILAPILMTAQLLEPQVDDERSRRLLQILIINAKRGATLVKQVLSFTRGIEGDRTILQLKHLIVEIQQIIRETFPKSIEVSTQIPQNLWPVCGDATQLHQVLMNLCVNARDAMPNGGTLKILAENFLIDENYAKMHIDAKVGQHIVITVSDSGIGIQTEILDRIFEPFFTTKELSKGTGLGLSTVLGIIKSHGGFIDVVSVQGKGSQFKVYLPAQEAVETIEEQEQVLPSGEGELILVVDDEAAIRDVTKTSLESHNYKAITASDGIEAIALYAEHRDEISLVLTDMIMPSMDGITTIRTLRKINPDVKIIAVSGLTSQDKVNIAYDMGIKAFLSKPYTASQLLQTISTVKNN, translated from the coding sequence ATGGACAACAGCCCTATCAAAGTTCTGTTCATTGATGATGACGAAGATGACTATATTTTGACTCGTTATTGGTTCAGTGAATTTCAGGTAGCAAACTGCGAGTTGGAATGGGTAAATAATTATGAAGCAGCAAGGAATGCGATCGCGAGCGATCAACATGACATTTATCTTGTAGACTACCGTTTGGGGCAAGACAGTGGACTGGAACTTTTGCGCGAAGCAATTGCTAACGGCTGTTGTTCTCCGATAATTTTGCTGACTGGTCAAGGCGACTGGGAAATAGATATTGAAGCGATGAAAGCCCAAGCCGCAGATTATCTCGAAAAAAGCCAGTTGACTGCACCTTTGTTAGAGCGTTCTATCCGTTATGCCATTGAGCGCAAACAAACACAACAGAAAATCCGCGAACAAGCCGCTTTACTAGATGTTGCCACCGATGCGATTTTTGTGTGTGATTTAGACGATAAAATTTTATTTTGGAACAAAGCTGCCGAGAGCCTGTACAGTTGGAAAAAAGAAGAAGCTATCAATAAAAAGACACGAGTTCTCTGGGATGAAAAACATGTGTCTCAAGTTGAAAAAGCACTCACTATTCTGATGAAAAATGGCTCTTGGGAGGGCGAGTTACATCAAAAAACAAAATCAGGTAAAGAAATTATTGTTGAAAGTCGTTGGACACTGGTGCATGAATTCAGTAATAAAGCACAATCTATTCTCATTGTTAATACTGACATCACACAAAAAAAACAACTAGAAGCGCAATTTCTCCGCGCCCAGCGATTGGAAAGTATTGGCACTTTAGCCAGTGGTATCGCCCACGACCTAAATAATATTCTTGCCCCGATTCTAATGACAGCCCAACTGTTAGAGCCACAAGTCGATGATGAGCGTTCTCGGCGACTATTGCAAATATTGATTATAAATGCTAAACGTGGGGCTACTTTAGTTAAGCAAGTATTATCTTTTACTCGCGGAATTGAGGGCGATCGCACAATATTGCAATTAAAGCATTTAATAGTAGAAATTCAGCAAATTATTAGAGAAACTTTTCCCAAATCCATTGAAGTTTCCACTCAAATTCCGCAAAATCTTTGGCCTGTATGTGGCGATGCTACCCAATTGCATCAAGTACTGATGAATCTGTGTGTTAATGCTCGTGACGCTATGCCCAATGGGGGAACTTTAAAAATATTGGCAGAAAATTTCTTAATTGATGAAAATTACGCCAAGATGCATATAGATGCTAAAGTTGGTCAGCACATTGTGATTACAGTTAGTGATAGCGGAATTGGTATTCAAACAGAAATATTAGATCGGATATTTGAGCCATTTTTTACTACTAAAGAACTCAGTAAAGGTACTGGTCTTGGTCTGTCTACAGTACTTGGCATTATTAAAAGCCACGGCGGTTTTATCGACGTAGTAAGCGTTCAGGGAAAAGGCAGCCAATTTAAGGTGTATTTGCCAGCACAAGAGGCCGTGGAAACTATAGAAGAACAAGAACAGGTATTACCTTCTGGGGAAGGAGAATTAATTTTAGTAGTAGATGACGAAGCTGCCATTCGAGATGTGACAAAAACATCTCTAGAAAGCCATAACTACAAAGCAATCACAGCGAGTGATGGCATTGAAGCAATAGCCTTATATGCAGAACATCGAGATGAAATATCTCTTGTATTAACTGATATGATCATGCCGTCAATGGATGGAATAACTACTATCCGCACCCTGAGAAAAATCAATCCAGATGTCAAAATAATTGCTGTCAGTGGACTGACTTCGCAGGATAAAGTTAATATAGCTTATGATATGGGTATTAAAGCCTTTTTATCCAAGCCTTATACAGCTAGCCAATTATTGCAAACTATAAGCACAGTCAAAAATAATTAG